A single genomic interval of Nostoc commune NIES-4072 harbors:
- a CDS encoding HlyD family efflux transporter periplasmic adaptor subunit codes for MTQLNGNHVNSNHKNGFKQDSPVLTKQQKAAQQSLINSSTQEFEQSIVLRQSPIWSRTIMVTLMALACFGIAWAYFAKIEQVVPATGQLKPEGTVKEVQAPVSGVVKTVNVKDGQAVKPGDLLLTFDSIASVAELNSLNKIRVALTKENQIYRRLMGATNATGSELSYLRGNLPQETAFLLKSRATLVGENELLRTQLKNSGVGTALGIDEQQLLQVAKKELDSRSSAARLEVEKIKKQLAQNKYKLEDSKASLAIQQGILAKLKILAEEGGISQLQYLNQQQEVQNRTAEVAQLGEEEKRLQFDIQKGQQELSNTVALSDKNILDKIADNKQRIAEIDSQFMKVILDNEQRLADVNSKISQAQLNVKYQELRAPVAGTVFDLQAKNPGFVATPTTKLMQIVPNENYIAEVFITNKDIGFVRKGMKVDVRIDSFPYSEFGDIKGEVAGIGSDALPPDQTHQFYRFPAKLHLDKQSLVIKGKNVPLQSGMSISANIKVREERTVLSLFTELFTKQIDTLKEVR; via the coding sequence ATGACTCAACTTAATGGGAATCACGTTAACAGCAATCACAAAAACGGATTCAAGCAAGATTCACCGGTACTTACGAAACAACAGAAAGCTGCTCAACAGTCTTTAATCAACTCAAGTACTCAGGAATTTGAACAATCTATTGTCTTGCGCCAATCTCCAATTTGGTCGCGTACAATCATGGTGACTTTAATGGCCCTAGCCTGCTTTGGTATTGCTTGGGCTTACTTTGCCAAAATCGAACAAGTAGTGCCAGCAACAGGGCAATTAAAGCCAGAAGGAACAGTCAAAGAAGTTCAGGCTCCTGTTAGTGGAGTTGTAAAAACAGTTAATGTTAAAGATGGGCAAGCAGTAAAGCCAGGAGATTTGTTGCTGACTTTCGATTCCATCGCTTCTGTTGCTGAATTAAATTCTTTAAATAAAATTCGCGTTGCATTAACTAAAGAAAACCAGATTTATCGCCGATTGATGGGGGCAACTAACGCCACGGGATCTGAACTATCGTATTTGCGCGGTAATTTGCCACAAGAAACTGCTTTTCTGCTGAAAAGTCGGGCAACGTTAGTAGGGGAAAATGAATTATTACGGACTCAATTAAAAAATTCTGGTGTAGGTACTGCACTAGGAATTGATGAGCAACAACTTCTACAAGTTGCCAAAAAAGAATTAGACTCTCGCTCTTCGGCAGCGCGGTTAGAAGTAGAAAAAATTAAAAAACAACTAGCTCAAAATAAATATAAGCTAGAAGATAGTAAAGCAAGTTTAGCTATTCAACAGGGAATTTTAGCTAAACTTAAGATATTAGCAGAAGAAGGTGGTATTTCTCAGCTTCAGTATCTCAACCAACAACAAGAAGTACAAAATCGTACAGCAGAAGTAGCACAATTAGGCGAGGAAGAAAAACGCCTCCAGTTTGATATACAAAAAGGGCAACAAGAGTTAAGTAATACGGTGGCTCTTTCTGATAAAAACATTTTGGATAAGATAGCTGATAACAAACAGCGCATCGCCGAAATCGATAGCCAATTCATGAAAGTTATTTTAGATAATGAGCAGCGTTTGGCAGATGTCAATAGTAAAATCTCTCAAGCACAGTTAAATGTTAAATATCAAGAACTGCGTGCGCCTGTCGCCGGAACAGTTTTCGATTTACAAGCAAAAAACCCTGGATTCGTAGCTACTCCAACCACAAAACTGATGCAAATAGTGCCAAACGAAAACTATATAGCTGAAGTTTTCATCACTAACAAAGATATTGGTTTTGTCCGAAAAGGTATGAAGGTAGATGTCAGAATTGACTCTTTTCCTTACAGCGAATTTGGCGATATCAAAGGGGAAGTGGCTGGGATAGGATCAGACGCATTACCACCAGATCAAACACATCAGTTTTATAGATTTCCGGCAAAGCTCCATTTAGATAAACAATCCTTAGTGATTAAGGGTAAAAACGTCCCCTTGCAATCAGGTATGTCCATTAGTGCCAATATAAAAGTACGTGAAGAACGGACTGTGCTTAGTTTATTCACTGAGTTGTTTACCAAGCAAATTGATACCCTTAAAGAGGTACGTTAA